In Moorella sp. Hama-1, a single genomic region encodes these proteins:
- a CDS encoding HAD family hydrolase: MYAGVLFDFDGTLVDTSELVIKSFQHTLAPYLGRVVAPEEVYPYFGITLKEGLAAFVPDRLDEMLPEYRRFSAAHFDDLVRPCPGVREGLQRLQQAGIKLGVVTSRVRDTTLYGLELCGLAPFFPVIVTAEDVTSHKPEPEPVRRGLELLGLAEEAAAMIGDSPHDILAARAAGVTSVAAGWSKVPPKRILAAAPEIVVATMAEFVDLCLEGNGRKGQA; this comes from the coding sequence TTGTACGCCGGTGTACTCTTTGATTTTGACGGCACCCTGGTGGATACTTCCGAACTGGTTATCAAATCCTTCCAGCATACCCTGGCGCCCTACCTGGGCCGGGTGGTGGCCCCGGAGGAGGTTTACCCTTACTTTGGTATTACCTTGAAGGAGGGCCTGGCCGCTTTCGTGCCCGACCGCCTGGACGAGATGCTCCCCGAGTATCGCCGTTTTAGTGCCGCGCACTTTGATGACTTGGTCCGGCCCTGCCCGGGGGTCCGTGAGGGCTTGCAACGATTGCAACAGGCCGGTATTAAACTTGGAGTAGTCACTTCTCGAGTACGGGATACGACCCTCTACGGTCTGGAACTCTGTGGCCTGGCGCCCTTTTTCCCGGTAATCGTCACCGCCGAAGATGTTACCAGCCATAAGCCGGAACCGGAGCCGGTCCGGCGCGGCCTCGAGCTCCTGGGGCTGGCAGAAGAGGCAGCCGCCATGATTGGCGACAGCCCCCACGACATCCTGGCGGCCCGGGCGGCCGGCGTCACCAGCGTGGCCGCCGGTTGGAGTAAAGTCCCCCCAAAAAGAATCCTGGCTGCCGCCCCGGAGATTGTAGTGGCCACTATGGCGGAGTTTGTCGATTTATGTCTCGAAGGTAATGGACGGAAGGGGCAGGCGTAA
- a CDS encoding XdhC family protein gives MDRELINEAIKSMQQGERCALATIIQVKGSAPREAGTRMLIGADGRIQGTVGGGCAEAAIRQRALLVLESGRPEIYHLDLTADTAEDEGMVCGGVMDVFIEPLEV, from the coding sequence ATGGACCGGGAACTTATCAATGAAGCTATCAAGTCGATGCAACAGGGGGAGCGCTGCGCCCTGGCGACGATAATCCAGGTCAAGGGCTCGGCCCCCAGGGAGGCGGGCACCAGGATGCTCATCGGTGCCGATGGCCGGATCCAGGGCACAGTGGGCGGCGGTTGCGCTGAGGCGGCCATTCGCCAGCGGGCTCTGCTGGTCCTGGAGAGCGGGCGCCCGGAGATTTACCACCTGGACCTGACGGCCGACACAGCCGAAGACGAGGGTATGGTTTGCGGCGGTGTCATGGACGTATTTATTGAACCACTGGAGGTATAG
- a CDS encoding XdhC family protein has product MNKLAFFQELFTALEEQQPAVAATVVRVEGEAPGINPGEHFLWRPGIPEGVPVAITPEGYPGAPALAASGGEPVQDVRGGRGYETGKLAGERSEPGLEGLAGAMAEVAPAVLAERRPQLTTLEIGDGRVTLFLEPVSPEPEVLILGGGHVGQQVAALAGLAGYRVTVVDDRPDFANEQLFPAAARVICAPFTAALQELKINPSTFIVIVTRGHRYDYECLRAVIQAPAAYIGMIGSRRRIQGVRERLLAEGINQEALARVHAPIGLDIGAETPAEIAISILAEIIRVYRRGN; this is encoded by the coding sequence ATGAACAAACTGGCTTTTTTCCAGGAGTTATTTACGGCCCTGGAAGAACAGCAACCGGCAGTAGCAGCAACGGTGGTCAGGGTCGAGGGAGAGGCCCCGGGAATAAACCCAGGGGAGCATTTCCTCTGGCGCCCCGGTATACCCGAGGGGGTACCAGTAGCGATCACACCGGAGGGATACCCAGGTGCACCGGCGCTGGCGGCCTCAGGTGGAGAGCCCGTCCAGGACGTACGGGGCGGCAGGGGTTACGAGACCGGGAAACTGGCCGGGGAGAGGAGCGAACCGGGGCTGGAGGGCCTGGCCGGGGCCATGGCTGAAGTCGCGCCGGCAGTCCTGGCCGAGCGCCGGCCCCAGTTGACGACCCTGGAGATTGGTGACGGCCGGGTCACCCTTTTCCTGGAACCGGTCTCCCCCGAACCCGAGGTTTTAATCCTGGGCGGGGGTCATGTGGGGCAGCAAGTGGCGGCCCTGGCCGGGCTGGCCGGCTACCGGGTCACCGTGGTGGACGACCGGCCTGACTTTGCCAATGAGCAGCTCTTTCCGGCGGCCGCCCGGGTTATCTGCGCTCCCTTTACCGCTGCCTTGCAGGAGCTAAAGATCAACCCCTCTACCTTTATCGTAATCGTCACCCGGGGCCACCGCTATGATTATGAGTGCCTGCGGGCGGTAATCCAGGCCCCGGCGGCTTATATCGGTATGATCGGCAGCCGGCGGCGGATCCAGGGGGTACGGGAACGCCTGCTGGCGGAGGGTATCAACCAGGAAGCCTTGGCGCGGGTCCACGCCCCCATCGGCCTGGACATCGGCGCCGAGACCCCGGCGGAGATCGCCATTAGTATTCTAGCTGAAATTATCCGGGTGTATCGCCGGGGAAATTGA
- the gatA gene encoding Asp-tRNA(Asn)/Glu-tRNA(Gln) amidotransferase subunit GatA: MELHYLTAHELGELLQRREVSAVEATEALIDRIEALDGRVQAFVTRTAEEALEQARSIDAARARGEEWGPLAGVPMALKDNLCTAGVRTTCSSRMLADWVPPYDATVVRRLQAAGAVMLGKLNMDEFAMGSSTENSHFFPTHNPWDLERVPGGSSGGAVAAVAAGEAFYSLGSDTGGSIRQPASFCGVVGMKPTYGRVSRYGLVAFASSLDQIGPITRDVTDCALVLGAIAGHDPADSTAADLPVPDYRAALKPEIKGLKIGVPREYFGAGMEPEVAAIVRRAIAKLEELGAACEETSLPHTEYALPAYYLVAPAEASSNLARYDGVSYGLRVPGKDIIEMYMNTRSAGFGPEVKRRIMLGTYALSSGYYDAYYLKALKVRTLIRRDFEAAFKKYDLLATPTSPTVAFRLGEKAGDPLAMYLSDLCTIPINMAGLPALSLPCGFSQGLPVGLQLIGRPFAEATLLQAAYAFEQNTEYHRRRPELGVA; the protein is encoded by the coding sequence ATGGAATTACATTACTTAACAGCCCACGAACTGGGGGAGCTTTTACAGCGCCGTGAGGTCAGCGCGGTAGAAGCTACCGAGGCCCTCATCGATCGCATCGAAGCCCTTGACGGCCGGGTGCAGGCCTTTGTCACCCGGACGGCGGAGGAGGCCCTGGAACAGGCCCGATCCATCGATGCCGCCCGCGCCCGGGGCGAGGAATGGGGGCCCCTGGCCGGGGTGCCCATGGCTTTGAAGGACAACCTCTGCACTGCCGGGGTGCGGACCACCTGCTCGTCCCGGATGCTGGCCGACTGGGTTCCCCCCTACGATGCCACCGTGGTCCGGCGTCTGCAGGCGGCCGGGGCGGTCATGCTGGGTAAGCTCAACATGGACGAGTTCGCCATGGGGTCCTCCACGGAGAACTCCCATTTCTTTCCCACCCATAACCCCTGGGACCTGGAGCGGGTGCCGGGGGGTTCCAGCGGCGGCGCCGTGGCCGCGGTGGCTGCCGGCGAGGCCTTCTACTCCCTGGGATCGGATACCGGCGGCTCCATCCGCCAGCCGGCTTCCTTCTGCGGCGTGGTGGGGATGAAGCCCACCTACGGCCGGGTCTCCCGCTACGGCCTGGTAGCCTTTGCCTCCTCCCTGGATCAGATCGGCCCAATTACCCGGGACGTCACTGACTGTGCCCTGGTCCTGGGCGCCATTGCCGGCCACGACCCGGCGGATTCCACTGCCGCCGACCTGCCGGTGCCTGATTACCGGGCCGCCTTGAAGCCGGAGATAAAGGGCCTGAAAATAGGCGTGCCCCGGGAGTATTTCGGTGCGGGGATGGAGCCGGAAGTGGCGGCCATCGTCCGCCGGGCCATTGCTAAACTGGAAGAACTGGGGGCCGCCTGCGAGGAAACCTCCCTGCCCCATACGGAGTATGCCCTGCCGGCCTACTACCTGGTGGCCCCGGCCGAGGCCTCATCCAACCTGGCCCGTTACGACGGTGTCAGCTACGGCCTGCGGGTGCCGGGCAAGGATATTATCGAGATGTATATGAACACCCGCAGCGCGGGCTTCGGCCCTGAAGTCAAGCGGCGGATTATGCTGGGGACCTACGCCCTGAGCTCGGGCTACTACGACGCCTATTACCTGAAGGCCCTCAAGGTACGGACCCTCATCCGCCGGGATTTTGAAGCGGCCTTTAAAAAGTATGATCTCCTGGCTACGCCCACTTCCCCGACGGTGGCCTTCCGCCTGGGCGAAAAGGCCGGGGACCCCCTGGCCATGTATCTCTCCGACCTGTGTACCATCCCCATTAACATGGCCGGGCTGCCGGCCCTCTCCCTGCCCTGCGGTTTCAGCCAGGGGTTGCCCGTGGGCCTGCAGCTTATTGGCCGGCCCTTTGCCGAGGCGACCCTGCTGCAGGCAGCTTATGCCTTTGAACAAAATACGGAATACCACCGGCGGCGGCCGGAACTGGGGGTGGCATAA
- the gatC gene encoding Asp-tRNA(Asn)/Glu-tRNA(Gln) amidotransferase subunit GatC, with product MPISTDEVEHVALLARLKLSPEEKAAYTEQLNAILEYMDKLNALDTRDVEPTAHVLPLRNVFRDDVARPGLPREKALQGAPEVSEGQFKVPRVV from the coding sequence ATGCCCATCAGCACTGACGAAGTTGAGCATGTGGCCCTGCTGGCCCGCCTGAAACTCTCCCCGGAGGAGAAGGCGGCCTATACGGAACAGCTCAATGCCATCCTGGAGTATATGGATAAATTAAACGCCCTGGATACCAGGGACGTGGAACCTACCGCCCACGTCCTGCCCCTGCGCAACGTCTTTCGTGACGATGTCGCCCGGCCCGGCCTGCCCCGGGAAAAGGCCCTCCAGGGGGCGCCGGAGGTTAGCGAAGGTCAATTTAAAGTACCGCGGGTAGTATAG
- the ligA gene encoding NAD-dependent DNA ligase LigA: MDLAAARQRVTELRRLIEEHNYRYYVLDQPVISDQEYDVLMQELLALEEAYPELRTPDSPSQRVGGAPLEEFTQVRHPQALLSLNDAFNEGDLRDFDRRVQELAGGPVEYVIEVKIDGLAVALTYNDGLFTLGATRGDGQVGEEVTANLKTIPALPLRLRQPLPLLVVRGEVYMPKGAFAALNAAREEAGEPLFANPRNAAAGSLRQLDPKITASRSLSLFVYQVISLNGAAVTTQAGALDFLAEVGLPVNPYRVLAPDIQAVLEEVKAWTPEKRAALPYEIDGLVIKVNDLALHPVLGATAKAPRWAMAYKFPAEQATARVEGIILRVGRTGVLTPTAVLTPVRLAGTTVSRAALHNEDYIREKDIHIGDTVIVQKAGDIIPEVVAVLPERRTGSEEVFTMPGRCPACGAAVVRPPGEAAHRCTGGLACPAQVLEGIIHFASRGAMDIQGLGPAIVAQLLEAGLIHDAADLYYLKKEDLVKLERFAEQSAGNLVAAIDASKEQPLERLLFALGIRNVGQRAARVLAEHFGSLDKLAAASIEELTALPDIGPRIAGNIREFFSEPRNLAVLEKLKQAGVRMVAEALGAVAPDKPAGPLTGKTFVLTGTLPGMTRQEAEELITQAGGKVTSSVSRKTDYVVAGDNPGSKLDRARELGVPVIDADGLRQLLRR; encoded by the coding sequence ATGGATCTAGCTGCTGCCCGGCAACGGGTAACCGAACTGCGGCGCTTGATTGAAGAGCATAACTACCGTTACTACGTCCTGGACCAGCCGGTCATCAGCGACCAGGAATACGATGTCCTCATGCAGGAGCTTTTAGCCCTGGAGGAAGCCTACCCGGAACTGCGGACGCCGGATTCCCCCAGCCAGCGGGTGGGAGGAGCACCCCTGGAGGAGTTTACCCAGGTCCGCCACCCCCAGGCCTTACTCAGCCTGAATGACGCCTTCAATGAAGGCGATCTCCGGGATTTTGACCGGCGCGTCCAGGAACTGGCCGGCGGCCCGGTGGAGTATGTCATCGAGGTCAAGATTGACGGCCTGGCCGTGGCCCTGACCTATAATGACGGCCTCTTTACCCTGGGGGCCACCCGGGGAGACGGCCAGGTGGGAGAGGAGGTCACGGCCAACCTTAAGACCATCCCCGCCCTGCCCCTGCGCCTGCGCCAGCCCCTGCCCCTCCTCGTAGTCCGGGGGGAGGTTTATATGCCCAAGGGTGCCTTTGCCGCCTTGAACGCCGCCCGGGAAGAAGCCGGGGAACCCCTCTTTGCCAATCCCCGTAATGCCGCTGCCGGCTCGCTGCGCCAGCTGGACCCGAAAATAACGGCCAGCCGCAGCTTGAGCCTCTTTGTCTACCAGGTGATCAGCCTGAACGGTGCAGCAGTAACCACCCAGGCCGGCGCCCTGGATTTTCTGGCGGAAGTAGGCCTGCCCGTCAACCCCTACCGGGTCCTGGCCCCGGATATCCAGGCCGTCCTGGAGGAGGTCAAGGCGTGGACGCCGGAGAAGCGTGCCGCATTACCTTATGAGATTGACGGCCTGGTTATCAAGGTCAACGACCTGGCCCTCCATCCCGTCCTGGGGGCGACGGCCAAAGCGCCCCGCTGGGCCATGGCCTACAAATTCCCAGCCGAACAGGCTACCGCCAGGGTGGAGGGGATCATCCTGCGGGTCGGCCGTACCGGAGTGCTGACACCGACGGCCGTCCTGACGCCCGTTCGCCTGGCCGGGACCACCGTCAGCCGGGCCGCTCTACATAATGAAGATTATATCCGGGAGAAAGATATTCATATTGGTGATACGGTTATTGTCCAAAAGGCCGGCGATATCATCCCCGAGGTGGTGGCTGTTTTGCCGGAGCGGCGTACCGGGTCGGAAGAGGTCTTTACCATGCCGGGGCGCTGCCCGGCCTGCGGGGCGGCGGTAGTGCGGCCGCCGGGGGAGGCGGCCCACCGCTGCACCGGCGGCCTGGCCTGCCCGGCCCAGGTCCTGGAGGGGATTATCCATTTCGCCTCCCGGGGGGCCATGGATATCCAGGGCCTGGGGCCGGCCATCGTCGCCCAGCTCCTGGAGGCCGGCCTCATCCACGACGCCGCCGACCTCTATTATTTAAAAAAAGAAGACCTGGTAAAGCTGGAGCGTTTCGCCGAACAGTCGGCTGGTAATCTGGTGGCGGCCATAGACGCCAGCAAGGAGCAACCCCTGGAACGCCTCCTCTTTGCCCTGGGTATCCGTAACGTCGGCCAGCGGGCGGCCCGGGTCCTGGCTGAACATTTCGGTTCCCTGGATAAACTGGCCGCGGCCTCCATCGAGGAGTTGACCGCCCTGCCCGACATCGGCCCCCGCATCGCCGGGAATATCCGGGAGTTCTTTAGCGAACCCCGTAACCTGGCGGTACTGGAGAAGCTGAAACAGGCCGGGGTGCGGATGGTTGCTGAAGCCCTAGGGGCGGTAGCCCCGGATAAGCCGGCCGGGCCCTTAACCGGCAAGACCTTTGTCCTCACCGGCACCCTGCCGGGGATGACCCGCCAGGAGGCGGAGGAGCTCATTACTCAGGCCGGGGGTAAAGTGACCAGCAGCGTCAGCCGGAAGACGGACTACGTCGTCGCCGGCGACAACCCGGGTTCCAAGTTAGACCGCGCCCGGGAACTGGGAGTGCCGGTAATCGACGCGGATGGGTTGCGACAACTCTTGCGCCGGTAA
- the gatB gene encoding Asp-tRNA(Asn)/Glu-tRNA(Gln) amidotransferase subunit GatB — MDYETVIGLEVHTELKTASKAFCNCTTAFGGEPNTHVCPVCLGLPGVLPVINRRVVEFGLKTALALNCRVETFCKFDRKNYYYPDLPKNYQVSQYDLPLATGGHLTINVDGRERVIGITRVHMEEDAGKLVHVDAPGGGYSLVDYNRTGVPLLEIVSEPDLRSPAEARAYMEKLRTILLYLDVSDCKMEEGSLRCDANVSVRPRGSQAFGTKTEVKNMNSFRALQRALEYEVERQIAILESGGRVEQATMAWDESRGITTIMRTKEQAHDYRYFPEPDLVPLEIDAAWVEAVRRELPELPDARCRRLMATYGLPAYDAGVITSSRDLAEYFDQVVARYPDAKAASNWIMGDFLRLLNARNLEPGQAPVPPEELADLLQLQKEGTISGKIAKQVLEEMFASGKGARRVVEEKGLVQISDAAALGKIVAEVIAANPSVVEDYRNGKEKALGFLVGQVMKATRGKANPGLVNQLLKERL, encoded by the coding sequence ATGGATTACGAAACAGTCATCGGCCTGGAAGTCCATACGGAACTGAAGACGGCATCCAAAGCCTTCTGTAATTGCACCACGGCCTTCGGCGGCGAGCCCAATACCCACGTCTGCCCGGTCTGCCTGGGATTACCGGGGGTGCTGCCGGTTATCAACCGCCGGGTGGTGGAATTCGGCTTAAAAACCGCCCTGGCTTTAAACTGCCGGGTGGAAACCTTCTGCAAATTTGACCGTAAGAACTACTATTACCCCGACCTCCCCAAGAACTATCAGGTATCCCAGTACGACCTGCCCCTGGCCACCGGCGGCCACCTGACCATCAACGTCGACGGCCGGGAGCGGGTCATCGGTATCACCAGGGTGCATATGGAAGAAGACGCTGGCAAGCTGGTCCACGTCGACGCTCCCGGCGGCGGTTACTCCCTGGTGGATTATAACCGGACCGGTGTACCCCTGCTGGAGATCGTCTCCGAACCGGACCTGCGTTCCCCGGCGGAGGCCCGGGCCTATATGGAAAAGCTGCGGACCATCCTCCTGTACCTGGACGTCTCGGACTGCAAGATGGAAGAAGGGTCGCTGCGGTGCGACGCCAATGTCTCCGTCCGGCCCCGGGGCAGCCAGGCCTTCGGCACTAAGACGGAGGTCAAGAATATGAACTCCTTCCGTGCCCTACAGCGGGCCCTGGAGTACGAGGTGGAACGCCAGATCGCCATTCTGGAGAGCGGCGGCCGGGTGGAACAGGCCACCATGGCCTGGGATGAGAGCCGGGGTATTACTACCATCATGCGGACCAAGGAGCAGGCCCATGACTACCGTTACTTCCCGGAACCGGACCTGGTGCCCTTGGAGATTGATGCGGCCTGGGTGGAGGCCGTACGCCGGGAGCTGCCGGAGCTGCCCGATGCCCGCTGCCGGAGGTTAATGGCTACCTATGGCCTGCCGGCCTACGACGCCGGGGTTATAACCAGTTCCCGGGACCTGGCCGAATACTTCGATCAAGTGGTAGCCCGTTACCCGGATGCTAAAGCTGCCAGCAACTGGATCATGGGCGACTTTTTACGGCTGTTAAACGCCCGCAACCTGGAACCCGGGCAGGCCCCGGTGCCGCCGGAGGAACTGGCCGACCTGCTGCAGTTGCAAAAGGAAGGCACTATCAGCGGTAAAATCGCCAAGCAGGTCCTGGAAGAGATGTTTGCCAGCGGTAAAGGCGCCCGCCGGGTGGTAGAAGAGAAGGGTCTGGTCCAGATCAGCGACGCTGCCGCCCTGGGGAAAATCGTCGCTGAAGTTATAGCGGCCAATCCCAGCGTGGTGGAGGACTACCGTAACGGCAAGGAAAAGGCCCTGGGTTTCCTGGTAGGTCAGGTGATGAAGGCCACCCGGGGTAAAGCCAACCCCGGCCTGGTGAACCAGCTGCTGAAGGAGAGGTTATAG
- the pcrA gene encoding DNA helicase PcrA, with amino-acid sequence MALLNGPQQEAVKHRDAPLLVLAGAGSGKTRVLTYRVAALIQEGVRPENILAVTFTNKAAGEMKERLAGLVGEAARGLQVSTFHSACVRILRREAGLLGYRPNFAIYDTDDQQAVFKEVLKELNLDEKKYPPRSLAAVISAAKNDLQTPERFLDGAATLREQQQGQVYRRYQEKLRELNAMDFDDLIMQTVFLWQQNPLVLRYYQQRWQHILVDEYQDTNHAQYLLVRLLAGKGDNLCVVGDPDQGIYGWRGADIGNILAFEEDFPRARVILLEENYRSTRPILQAANAVIQHNEGRREKRLWTRRQEGELLYLYRAADERDEGSFIAGEVYRRHQQEGRSFSDFAVLYRTHAQSRALEEAFLQAGVPYEIIGGLKFYQRKEIKDILAYLRVIANPDDSISLLRIINVPRRGIGDITLSRLETAAAVGGSSLYGILTRVDTVAGLPARGRQALQELVQLLDNLRRQQEELTVTGLVTAILKETGYQAELEAEKTPEAQARLENLKEFQTVTRSYDQGTPEPNLGDFLTQVALVAESDTYTGTGGVAMMTMHTAKGLEFPVVFLAGMEEGVFPHFRSLDDPAEMEEERRLCYVGMTRAREVLYLTHAWTRNLYGSTMSNPPSRFLDEVPADLIQDTGTGSLSATLPGKGEERQERSGWQREPARSRIAPPRKTGGAWQVGDKVQHNSWGIGVVVKISGAGDDTIISVAFPERGIKQLAVVYAPVRKV; translated from the coding sequence ATGGCTCTACTCAACGGTCCCCAACAGGAGGCCGTTAAACACCGGGACGCGCCCCTCCTGGTCTTAGCCGGGGCTGGTAGCGGCAAAACCCGGGTCCTTACCTACCGGGTGGCGGCCCTCATCCAGGAGGGGGTCCGGCCGGAGAATATCCTGGCGGTTACCTTTACTAATAAAGCGGCCGGGGAGATGAAGGAACGCCTGGCAGGGCTGGTGGGGGAGGCGGCCCGGGGCCTCCAGGTCAGCACCTTTCATTCCGCCTGCGTCCGCATCCTCAGGCGGGAGGCCGGGCTCCTGGGCTACCGGCCGAATTTCGCCATTTATGATACCGATGACCAGCAGGCGGTCTTCAAAGAGGTATTAAAGGAACTCAACCTGGACGAGAAAAAATATCCGCCCCGCTCCCTGGCCGCTGTCATCAGTGCGGCCAAGAACGACCTGCAGACGCCGGAACGCTTCCTGGACGGGGCGGCCACCCTCCGGGAGCAACAGCAGGGCCAGGTCTACCGCCGCTACCAGGAGAAGCTGCGGGAATTAAACGCCATGGACTTTGACGATCTTATCATGCAGACGGTCTTTCTCTGGCAGCAGAACCCCCTGGTTCTGCGTTACTACCAGCAGCGCTGGCAGCATATCCTGGTGGACGAGTATCAGGATACCAACCACGCCCAGTACCTCCTGGTGCGCCTCCTGGCCGGCAAGGGGGACAACCTCTGCGTCGTCGGCGACCCGGACCAGGGCATCTACGGCTGGCGGGGGGCCGATATCGGCAATATCCTGGCCTTTGAGGAGGACTTCCCCCGGGCGCGGGTGATTCTCCTGGAGGAAAACTACCGTTCCACCCGGCCCATCCTCCAGGCCGCCAACGCCGTCATCCAGCATAATGAAGGCCGCCGGGAGAAACGCCTCTGGACGCGGCGGCAGGAGGGGGAATTGCTCTACCTCTACCGGGCCGCCGACGAGCGGGACGAGGGGAGTTTCATCGCCGGCGAGGTCTACCGCCGCCACCAGCAGGAGGGGCGGTCCTTCAGCGACTTTGCCGTCCTTTACCGCACCCACGCCCAGTCCCGGGCCCTGGAGGAGGCCTTCCTCCAGGCCGGCGTTCCCTACGAGATTATCGGGGGCTTGAAATTCTACCAGCGGAAAGAAATCAAGGATATCCTAGCCTACCTGCGGGTAATCGCCAACCCGGACGACAGTATCAGCCTGCTGCGGATTATCAACGTCCCCCGGCGGGGGATCGGTGATATCACCCTGTCCCGGCTGGAAACTGCCGCGGCTGTCGGGGGCAGCAGCCTGTATGGGATCCTGACCCGGGTGGACACCGTTGCCGGCCTCCCCGCCCGGGGCCGGCAGGCGTTGCAGGAATTGGTGCAACTCCTGGATAACCTCCGCCGGCAACAGGAAGAATTAACTGTGACGGGCCTGGTTACGGCCATCCTGAAGGAAACCGGCTACCAGGCGGAACTGGAGGCCGAGAAAACCCCCGAGGCCCAGGCCCGGCTGGAAAACCTGAAGGAGTTCCAGACGGTGACCCGGAGCTACGACCAGGGCACCCCGGAACCCAACTTAGGGGATTTCCTCACCCAGGTGGCCCTGGTGGCGGAGAGCGATACCTACACCGGCACCGGCGGGGTGGCCATGATGACCATGCATACGGCTAAAGGGCTGGAGTTCCCGGTGGTCTTCCTGGCGGGTATGGAGGAGGGGGTTTTCCCCCACTTTCGCTCCCTGGACGACCCGGCGGAGATGGAAGAAGAGCGGCGCCTCTGCTATGTAGGCATGACCCGGGCCCGGGAGGTCCTCTACCTTACCCACGCCTGGACCCGTAACCTCTACGGCAGTACCATGAGCAATCCCCCTTCCCGCTTCCTAGATGAGGTGCCGGCCGATTTGATCCAGGACACAGGGACAGGCTCCCTGTCCGCGACCCTTCCCGGCAAAGGGGAGGAGCGGCAGGAACGGTCAGGCTGGCAGCGAGAACCGGCCCGCAGCCGGATCGCCCCGCCCCGGAAGACCGGTGGAGCCTGGCAGGTGGGGGATAAGGTCCAGCATAACTCTTGGGGCATAGGGGTAGTCGTCAAGATAAGCGGCGCCGGTGACGATACTATCATCAGCGTCGCCTTCCCCGAGCGGGGCATCAAGCAACTGGCCGTAGTCTACGCCCCGGTGAGGAAGGTTTAG
- a CDS encoding spore coat protein codes for MAAQYGAHEVMEVHEVLSDTVDGINQFQLYRPHTRDQQLRSILDKQLRFMTQEYNNMVQAINQRGMSQAVPYRTVRNANPVYGLDNPGSLTPNTSLDDMDDRDVASGMLGCHKASATMRMVAALECADPELRRMIQQGAINCSEQAYEVWQYMNQKGYYQVPTMKEMTTSTMMNTYSSANIGVGQHQYQ; via the coding sequence ATGGCCGCCCAGTACGGAGCCCACGAGGTAATGGAAGTTCACGAGGTTTTAAGCGATACCGTCGACGGTATCAACCAGTTCCAGCTGTATCGTCCCCACACCAGGGACCAGCAGTTGCGCAGTATCCTGGATAAGCAGCTCCGGTTTATGACCCAGGAATACAACAACATGGTTCAGGCTATCAACCAGCGGGGCATGAGCCAGGCGGTACCCTACCGCACCGTAAGGAATGCCAACCCCGTGTATGGCCTGGACAACCCGGGTTCCCTGACGCCCAATACCTCCCTGGACGACATGGATGATCGGGATGTAGCCAGCGGGATGCTGGGGTGCCATAAGGCCTCGGCAACAATGCGTATGGTTGCGGCCCTGGAGTGCGCTGACCCCGAGCTAAGACGGATGATCCAGCAGGGAGCCATCAATTGTTCCGAGCAAGCCTACGAGGTCTGGCAGTATATGAATCAGAAGGGGTATTACCAGGTCCCGACCATGAAAGAGATGACGACCAGTACTATGATGAACACCTATTCATCCGCCAATATAGGCGTGGGACAGCACCAATATCAATAG
- a CDS encoding cupin domain-containing protein: MLGKKIRQLRRERGMSLKDVAEKTGLTSSFLSQVERDLADPSITSLRKIAEALDIPIFYFLLNHEDHSPVVKKDQRKVLRFPQSHLTYELLSPDLNRNMEVMMARLEPGAASCEEPLAHPGEECIVVLQGVMEIDIGGEVHRVETGDSIYYYSSIPHKLWSAGDEDLVFISAITPPQF; encoded by the coding sequence GTGTTAGGGAAAAAGATACGCCAGTTACGCCGGGAGCGGGGGATGAGCCTCAAGGACGTCGCTGAAAAGACGGGCCTGACTTCCAGTTTTTTAAGCCAGGTGGAACGGGATCTAGCTGACCCTTCCATCACTTCGTTACGCAAGATTGCCGAGGCTCTGGATATCCCTATCTTTTATTTTCTGTTAAACCATGAAGACCACAGCCCGGTGGTCAAGAAAGACCAGCGGAAAGTCCTGCGCTTCCCCCAGTCCCATTTGACCTACGAGCTGCTGTCCCCCGATCTCAACCGCAACATGGAGGTCATGATGGCCCGCCTGGAGCCGGGAGCGGCCAGCTGCGAAGAGCCCCTGGCCCACCCCGGGGAAGAGTGCATCGTGGTTCTCCAGGGGGTCATGGAGATTGATATCGGCGGCGAGGTCCACCGGGTGGAAACCGGGGATAGTATTTACTACTACTCTTCCATCCCCCACAAGCTCTGGAGCGCCGGGGATGAAGACCTGGTCTTTATTTCCGCCATTACCCCACCGCAATTTTAA